One part of the Rutidosis leptorrhynchoides isolate AG116_Rl617_1_P2 chromosome 1, CSIRO_AGI_Rlap_v1, whole genome shotgun sequence genome encodes these proteins:
- the LOC139840471 gene encoding uncharacterized protein yields the protein MDFVIKLPRNQKRHDMIWVIVDRLTKSAHFMATREIASLSELAKLYVKETVSHHGVSLSIVSDRDSRFVSNFWNILQQNLRVRKLRIAREKSKAARDRQKMYADLRRRQVTFNVGDRVYLKDSSWKEVIGFGKCSKLAPMFIGSFMISEIIKAQTVVLGLPPALADIHNTFNACYLCKCKLDDKTQLLPLIDLKVDLNKKLVEDLIRIVD from the exons atggattttgtgatCAAACTACCCCGAAACCAGAAAAGACATGACATGatatgggtgatagttgaccgcttGACCAAGAGTGCTCACTTTATGGCTACCCGTGAGATAGCGTCATTAAGTGAGTTAGCAAAGTTATATGTGAAAGAGACTGTCAGTCATCATGGTGTGTCGTTATCGATTGTGtcagacagagattctagatttgtgtcaaatttcTGGAACATTCTACAACAGAATTTGCGT GTGAGAAAGTTGAGAATTGCCCGAGAGAAATCGAAAGCCGCCAGAGATAGGCAAAAGATGTATGCAGATCTACGTAGACGTCAGGTAACTTTTAATGTGGGAGACCGAGTGTATTTGAAGGATTCGTCATGGAAAGAGGTTATCGGATTTGGTAAATGTAGTAAATTAGCGCCGATGTTTATTGGGTCGTTTATGATTAGTGAGATTATAAAAGCTCAAACAGTGGTTTTAGGTCTCCCGCCAGCATTAgctgatattcataatacttttaacGCGTGTTACTTATGTAAGTGTAAGCTAGATGATAAGACACAGCTTTTACCTTTGATAGATCTAAAGGTTGATTTGAATAAGAAGTTGGTGGAAGATCTGATTCGTATAGTTGACTGA